A single region of the Kwoniella botswanensis chromosome 1, complete sequence genome encodes:
- a CDS encoding ATP-dependent protease La, giving the protein MTTPLLPSSLPLIPLPPPQVLYPHMGITIPLSTTQLAQVLNAVQSNLGGKGGNGERGMVGVVPVAEGDRRVGRWGCAARIKNVHKSPNDDDTYHLAVQGLARIRLPRSLPPVLSILPSIPVPTSPYSLPLPSVIPPTTDILPLAFKLLPEELHNHMNTSPPSLLCDILVTILEVDRDTRIELLGIPDIELRSQKVKSILIDLITSRGLTRSTSPSDDERALIVKPKQPQPLSVIGGKPKPPLGLGSNSFPEDLRPLFELFQRRLDELSLNARETIQRELTRLKKIPPQSADYSVSRTYIEWLLALPFKRVSENYEIDLKSARKRLDGDHEGLEGVKRRVIEYLAVYRLKKQLFDESQEKKALLNSAQSDQSHDKLDQEDEKNLLELIPSATSGKQNIENHLHTPVVGGDDEPPTDVYRDKGPILLLVGPPGVGKTSIAKSLATSLGRKFHRISLGGVRDEAEIRGHRRTYVSALPGLLVQAMRKVCVSNPLILLDELDKVGHGGFHGDPSAALLEALDPAQNWNFHDHYLGDVPIDLSQVLFIATANSLDTISWPLLDRCEVIECSGYIIPEKLAIAQKFLLPKQIKECGMNDTLVKMDKAVLEKVVTDYTRESGVRELERQIGKLCRNKAVQYSISREPSHHENANGYESRVSVEDVERILGVSHYGREKPESGVRPGVVNGLSYNGSGNGSLLIIETLLVPGGSGRLVITGRLGEVFRESIELCLTWVKSRSLSLGITDSPEQDPLKGYDVHYHIPEGAIQKDGPSAGIATVLAFISLLTGKAVSSDIAITGEMSLRGSCLRIGGVKEKVIGAHRVGVNKIILPRTNRPDVEADIPDLVKKEIQFVYVDKIEQAIEEVWGKDIWVGPGAGERDMRIKVDARL; this is encoded by the exons ATGACAACACcccttctaccttcttcccttcccctcatccctcttcctccccctcAAGTCCTTTATCCTCATATGGGAATCACCATTCCCCTATCCACCACTCAGCTCGCCCAGGTGCTTAATGCCGTACAATCGAATCTAGGCGGGAAAGGTGGTAATGGCGAGAGAGGCATGGTGGGCGTCGTACCTGTCGCGGAAGGAGATAGGAGGGTGGGAAGGTGGGGATGTG CTGCCAGAATCAAGAACGTCCACAAGAGTCCGAACGACGATGATACGTATCACCTGGCCGTACAAGGATTG GCTCGTATCCGCCTCCCTCGATCTCTCCCCCCAGTCCTCTCGATCCTCCCTTCCATACCCGTCCCTACATCTCCCTACTCCCTCCCACTTCCATCGGTGATCCCACCCACTACCGATATCCTACCTCTCGCATTCAAATTACTTCCTGAAGAACTCCATAACCACATGAACACCTCCCCTCCATCTTTACTATGTGATATACTCGTGACTATCCTGGAGGTAGATCGAGATACGAGAATCGAATTACTGGGTATACCAGATATCGAATTACGATCTCAGAAAGTCAAATCTATACTTATCgacctcatcacctcaagAGGTCTCACACGGTCAACATCTCcatcggatgatgagagagCTTTGATAGTCAAACCTAAACAACCTCAACCGCTTTCCGTTATTGGCGGTAAacccaaaccacctttaGGATTGGGATCAAATTCTTTCCCAGAGGATTTACGACCTCTCTTCGAATTGTTTCAAAGGAGGTTAGATGAATTGTCGTTAAATGCAAGAGAGACGATCCAAAGGGAATTAACAAGATTGAAAAAGATCCCACCTCAATCGGCAGATTATAGCGTATCGAGAACGTATATAGAATGGTTGTTGGCCCTTCCGTTCAAAAGGGTAAGTGAGAATTATGAGATCGATTTGAAGAGCgcgaggaagaggttggatggGGATCATGAGGGTTTAGAGGGCGTCAAGAGGAGGGTGATTGAGTATTTGGCTGTTTACAG ACTGAAGAAACAATTGTTCGACGAATcacaagagaagaaagctctCTTAAACTCCGCTCAGAGTGATCAGAGTCATGATAAGCTCgatcaggaagatgaaaagaacCTTTTAGAGCTTATACCATCTGCAACTTCTGGGAAACAGAACATAGAAAATCATCTGCATACGCCAGTGGTCGGTGGAGACGACGAACCTCCAACTGATGTGTATAGGGATAAAGGACCGATATTGTTATTGGTTGGTCCACCCGGTGTAGGCAAAAC GTCAATCGCAAAATCACTAGCTACTTCTCTCGGAAGGAAGTTCCATCGTATCTCCCTTGGAGGTGTGAGGGACGAAGCAGAGATTCGAGGTCACAGAAGAAC CTACGTGAGCGCATTGCCTGGATTGCTCGTACAGGCTATGCGTAAAGTTTGTGTCTCAAACCCCCTCATATTGCTCGATGAGCTTGATAAAG TTGGACATGGCGGTTTTCACGGGGATCCTTCTGCTGCGTTGCTTGAAGCGCTTGATCCAGCGCAGAATTGGAATTTCCACGATCA CTACCTCGGCGATGTACCCATCGATCTATCTCAAGTGTTATTTATCGCCACTGCCAATAGCCTCGATACAATCTCTTGGCCTCTATTGGACAGATGCGAAGTGATTGAATGCTCGGGATATATCATCCCCGAAAAACTAGCCATCGCACAAAAGTTTCTGTTGCCTAAACAAATCAAGGAATGTGGGATGAATGATACCCTAGTGAAAATGGATAAAGCCGTATTGGAGAAAGTCGTCACAGATTATACGAGAGAA TCTGGAGTGAGAGAACTCGAAAGACAGATTGGCAAATTATGCAGGAACAAAGCTGTTCAATATTCCATCTCAAGAGAACCGTCCCATCATGAGAATGCGAACGGGTACGAATCCAGGGTCAGTGTAGAAGATGTAGAGAGGATTTTGGGAGTATCGCATTACGGGAGAGAAAAACCTGAGAGTGGTGTCAGACCAGGTGTGGTCAA TGGTCTGTCGTATAATGGTTCAGGTAATGGCAGTCTGTTGATCATTGAGACGCTGCTCGTACctggtggatcaggtagGTTGGTAATTACAGGTAGATTAGGGGAGGTATTTAGAGAGAGTATAGAGTTGTGTCTCACTTGG GTGAAATCTCGTTCGTTGAGCTTGGGTATCACCGATTCACCTGAACAAGATCCCTTGAAAGGGTATGACGTTCAT TATCATATACCGGAGGGAGCGATTCAAAAAGATGGGCCTAGCGCAGGTATCGCAACTGTATTAGCATTTATCAGCCTGCTTACTGGTAAAGCAGTAAGTAGCGATATAGCTATCACCGGTGAGATGTCATTAAGAGgttcatg TTTGAGGATTGGAggggtgaaagagaaagtgataGGTGCTCATAGAGTAGGAGTGAACAA GATAATCCTCCCTAGGACCAATCGACCAGATGTGGAAGCAGATATACCTGATTTAGTCAAGAAGGAAATACAATTCGTTTATGTAGATAAGATCGAACAGGCGATCGAGGAAGTATGGGGTAAAGATATCTGGGTGGGACCCGGAGCTGGGGAGAGAGATATGAGAATAAAAGTTGATGCGAGGTTGTAA